In Populus nigra chromosome 10, ddPopNigr1.1, whole genome shotgun sequence, the following proteins share a genomic window:
- the LOC133704891 gene encoding GDT1-like protein 4 isoform X3, translated as MTSVVQILAMRHPRRLVLSGCLAALIVMTILSAALGWAAPNLISRAWTHHITTILFFGFGLWSLWDGFNDKGEAEELAEVEAKLDADWKANTGTAKVGSKDSDELKKQRRTFLSQFFSPILLKAFSITFFGEWGDKSQIATIGLAADENPFGVVIGGIVGQALCTTAAVIGGKSLASQISEKIVALSGGVLFIVFGIQSFLSTVE; from the exons ATGACCTCAGTCGTTCAG ATCTTGGCCATGCGTCACCCAAGAAGACTTGTTTTGTCAGGTTGCCTAGCGGCTTTGATA GTTATGACTATCCTTTCTGCTGCTCTTGGCTGGGCTGCTCCAAATCTG ATCTCTCGTGCGTGGACTCATCACATaacaacaatattgttttttggatttgggCTTTGGTCCTTGTGGGATGGATTTAATGACAAAGG GGAGGCTGAAGAATTGGCAGAAGTTGAAGCAAAATTG GATGCTgattggaaagctaacacaggAACGGCCAAAGTTGGTAGCAAG GACAGTGACGAATTGAAAAAGCAGAGGCGGACATTTCTTTCACAGTTCTTCTCACCTATACTCTTGAAA GCATTTTCCATTACATTCTTTGGTGAATGGGGTGACAAGAGCCAG ATAGCCACCATTGGCTTGGCTGCTGATGAGAACCCGTTTGGTGTTGTTATAGGTGGAATTGT aGGGCAAGCACTGTGTACTACTGCCGCTGTCATTGGTGGAAAGAGCTTGGCATCTCAAATATCTgagaaaata GTTGCGTTGTCAGGTGgagttctttttattgtttttggaatCCAATCCTTCCTTTCAACGGTTGAGTAG
- the LOC133704891 gene encoding GDT1-like protein 4 isoform X1, whose translation MTSVVQGFTKSLAMTVLSEIGDKTFFAAAKIPAWVCCVAMLNLLRLYLQDGVLATYLCSLPILAMRHPRRLVLSGCLAALIVMTILSAALGWAAPNLISRAWTHHITTILFFGFGLWSLWDGFNDKGEAEELAEVEAKLDADWKANTGTAKVGSKDSDELKKQRRTFLSQFFSPILLKAFSITFFGEWGDKSQIATIGLAADENPFGVVIGGIVGQALCTTAAVIGGKSLASQISEKIVALSGGVLFIVFGIQSFLSTVE comes from the exons ATGACCTCAGTCGTTCAG GGATTCACTAAGTCGCTTGCGATGACAGTGCTATCGGAGATCGGCGATAAGACTTTTTTCGCTGCCgcg AAAATACCTGCCTGGGTGTGTTGTGTGGCCATGTTGAATTTGCTGAGACTGTATTTGCAAGATGGAGTGTTGGCAACTTATTTATGTTCGCTTCCG ATCTTGGCCATGCGTCACCCAAGAAGACTTGTTTTGTCAGGTTGCCTAGCGGCTTTGATA GTTATGACTATCCTTTCTGCTGCTCTTGGCTGGGCTGCTCCAAATCTG ATCTCTCGTGCGTGGACTCATCACATaacaacaatattgttttttggatttgggCTTTGGTCCTTGTGGGATGGATTTAATGACAAAGG GGAGGCTGAAGAATTGGCAGAAGTTGAAGCAAAATTG GATGCTgattggaaagctaacacaggAACGGCCAAAGTTGGTAGCAAG GACAGTGACGAATTGAAAAAGCAGAGGCGGACATTTCTTTCACAGTTCTTCTCACCTATACTCTTGAAA GCATTTTCCATTACATTCTTTGGTGAATGGGGTGACAAGAGCCAG ATAGCCACCATTGGCTTGGCTGCTGATGAGAACCCGTTTGGTGTTGTTATAGGTGGAATTGT aGGGCAAGCACTGTGTACTACTGCCGCTGTCATTGGTGGAAAGAGCTTGGCATCTCAAATATCTgagaaaata GTTGCGTTGTCAGGTGgagttctttttattgtttttggaatCCAATCCTTCCTTTCAACGGTTGAGTAG
- the LOC133704442 gene encoding ATP-dependent Clp protease adapter protein CLPS1, chloroplastic-like — METAICGRIALSPNHVFNPKPGDKNSVCRGPCANRGILMAISTTCSGKGGGLLEKPVIERTTPGRESEFDLRKSKKMAPPYRVMLHNDNYNKREYVVQVLMKVIPGMTLDNAVNIMQEAHYNGLSVVIICAQADAEEHCMQLRGNGLLSSIEPASGGC; from the exons ATGGAGACTGCAATTTGTGGGAGAATAGCTCTCTCACCTAATCACGTCTTTAACCCTAAACCCG GAGACAAGAACTCTGTTTGTAGAGGACCATGTGCCAACCGTGGGATTCTCATGGCTATATCAACAACATGCTCAGGCAAAGGAGGAGGGTTATTGGAGAAGCCGGTTATCGAGAGAACCACCCCCGGTCGCGAATCTGAGTTTGATTTGAG gaaatcaaagaaaatggcACCACCTTATCGTGTGATGTTGCACAATGACAACTACAATAAACGTGAATATGTTGTGCAAGTTCTGATGAAAGTTATCCCTGGGATGACCCTTGACAATGCTGTTAATATAATGCAAGAAGCACACTACAATGGCCTGTCGGTGGTGATTATTTGCGCTCAGGCCGATGCTGAAGAGCACTGCATGCAGCTGAGAGGTAATGGACTTCTGAGTTCAATTGAACCTGCAAGTGGTGGTTGCTGA
- the LOC133704891 gene encoding GDT1-like protein 4 isoform X2 — protein sequence MTSVVQGFTKSLAMTVLSEIGDKTFFAAAILAMRHPRRLVLSGCLAALIVMTILSAALGWAAPNLISRAWTHHITTILFFGFGLWSLWDGFNDKGEAEELAEVEAKLDADWKANTGTAKVGSKDSDELKKQRRTFLSQFFSPILLKAFSITFFGEWGDKSQIATIGLAADENPFGVVIGGIVGQALCTTAAVIGGKSLASQISEKIVALSGGVLFIVFGIQSFLSTVE from the exons ATGACCTCAGTCGTTCAG GGATTCACTAAGTCGCTTGCGATGACAGTGCTATCGGAGATCGGCGATAAGACTTTTTTCGCTGCCgcg ATCTTGGCCATGCGTCACCCAAGAAGACTTGTTTTGTCAGGTTGCCTAGCGGCTTTGATA GTTATGACTATCCTTTCTGCTGCTCTTGGCTGGGCTGCTCCAAATCTG ATCTCTCGTGCGTGGACTCATCACATaacaacaatattgttttttggatttgggCTTTGGTCCTTGTGGGATGGATTTAATGACAAAGG GGAGGCTGAAGAATTGGCAGAAGTTGAAGCAAAATTG GATGCTgattggaaagctaacacaggAACGGCCAAAGTTGGTAGCAAG GACAGTGACGAATTGAAAAAGCAGAGGCGGACATTTCTTTCACAGTTCTTCTCACCTATACTCTTGAAA GCATTTTCCATTACATTCTTTGGTGAATGGGGTGACAAGAGCCAG ATAGCCACCATTGGCTTGGCTGCTGATGAGAACCCGTTTGGTGTTGTTATAGGTGGAATTGT aGGGCAAGCACTGTGTACTACTGCCGCTGTCATTGGTGGAAAGAGCTTGGCATCTCAAATATCTgagaaaata GTTGCGTTGTCAGGTGgagttctttttattgtttttggaatCCAATCCTTCCTTTCAACGGTTGAGTAG
- the LOC133704996 gene encoding lysine histidine transporter-like 6: protein MVSASPSKEGQSIGKWTEGDPARRAKWWYSTFHTVTAMIGAGVLSLPYAMAYLGWGPGITVLVLSWCMTLNTMWQMIQLHECVPGTRFDRYIDLGRHAFGPKLGPWIVLPQQLIVQVGCDIVYMVTGGKSLKKFMEMTCASCTPIRQSYWILIFGGIHFFLSQLPNFNSVAGVSLAAAVMSLGYSTIAWAGSLAHGQIDNVSYAYKNTSAADYMFRVFNALGEISFAFAGHAVVLEIQATIPSTTEKPSKIPMWKGALGAYFINAICYFPVALIGYWAFGQDVDDNVLMELKRPAWLIASANLMVVVHVIGSYQVYAMPVFDMLERMMMKRFSFPPGLALRLVTRSTYVAFTLFVGVTFPFFGDLLGFFGGFGFAPTSYFLPCVMWLIIKKPKRFSTKWFINWACIFVGVFIMMASTIGGFRNIVTDASSYRFYT from the exons ATGGTTTCAGCTTCTCCTTCTAAG GAAGGCCAGTCCATTGGCAAATGGACCGAAGGCGATCCCGCTCGCCGAGCCAAATGGTGGTACTCAACTTTCCACACTGTCACAGCCATGATCGGTGCAGGTGTTCTAAGTCTGCCCTACGCCATGGCTTACTTAGGCTG GGGTCCAGGGATAACGGTTCTGGTGTTATCTTGGTGCATGACTCTGAACACAATGTGGCAGATGATCCAACTCCATGAATGTGTTCCTGGGACTCGCTTTGATCGCTACATCGACCTAGGTCGACATGCTTTCGGCCCGAAATTGGGACCATGGATTGTCCTACCTCAGCAGCTGATTGTTCAAGTTGGTTGTGATATCGTGTACATGGTTACGGGTGGAAAGAGTTTAAAGAAGTTCATGGAGATGACTTGCGCCTCTTGCACCCCAATAAGGCAGTCTTACTGGATTTTGATCTTCGGTGGCATCCATTTCTTCTTGTCTCAGCTTCCGAATTTCAATTCTGTTGCTGGCGTTTCACTAGCTGCAGCAGTCATGTCACTCGG TTATTCAACCATAGCCTGGGCAGGTTCCTTGGCTCATGGCCAGATTGATAACGTGAGCTATGCTTACAAAAACACCAGCGCAGCTGACTACATGTTTCGTGTCTTCAATGCACTGGGAGAAATTTCTTTCGCGTTCGCTGGCCATGCAGTTGTTCTTGAGATTCAGGCTACAATTCCATCAACTACTGAGAAGCCTTCCAAAATCCCAATGTGGAAAGGTGCACTGGGTGCTTACTTTATCAATGCAATTTGCTATTTCCCCGTTGCCCTTATAGGGTATTGGGCATTTGGACAGGATGTTGATGATAATGTCCTTATGGAGCTGAAAAGACCCGCATGGCTCATTGCCTCTGCTAATTTAATGGTGGTAGTTCATGTCATTGGTAGCTACCAG GTCTATGCTATGCCTGTTTTTGACATGCTAGAgaggatgatgatgaaaagATTCAGTTTTCCACCAGGACTTGCACTTAGGCTCGTGACTCGCTCTACTTATGTTG CATTTACCCTTTTCGTTGGAGTCACCTTCCCATTCTTCGGAGATCTTCTTGGTTTCTTTGGCGGGTTTGGTTTTGCCCCCACTTCATACTTC CTCCCTTGCGTAATGTGGCTAATAATCAAGAAACCTAAAAGATTCAGCACCAAATGGTTTATAAACTGG gccTGCATATTCGTTGGAGTGTTCATCATGATGGCATCCACCATTGGTGGGTTCCGGAATATCGTTACCGATGCCTCCTCGTATAGGTTCTACACATAA